In a genomic window of Salegentibacter salegens:
- a CDS encoding BlaI/MecI/CopY family transcriptional regulator codes for MKRLTNKEEEVMRILWQLEKAFVKEILPHIQDKKLHYNTVSTIVRHLEDKGFVSHTAYGNTHQYYPAISKEEYRKHIMSLTSKRFFDNSYKSMVSFFAKEEKISADELREILEIIEKEKKD; via the coding sequence ATGAAAAGATTAACTAATAAAGAAGAAGAAGTAATGCGTATTCTCTGGCAACTGGAGAAAGCTTTTGTAAAAGAAATCCTCCCTCACATCCAGGACAAGAAATTGCATTACAATACGGTTTCTACGATTGTAAGACATTTGGAAGACAAAGGTTTTGTTTCTCACACTGCCTATGGGAACACACATCAATACTATCCTGCGATCTCCAAAGAAGAGTATAGAAAACATATTATGAGTTTAACTTCAAAACGTTTTTTTGATAATTCTTATAAGAGTATGGTGTCCTTTTTTGCTAAAGAAGAAAAAATTAGCGCCGATGAACTTCGCGAAATTCTCGAGATTATAGAAAAGGAGAAAAAGGATTAA
- a CDS encoding calcium/sodium antiporter, whose product MSIVFILIGLVLLVVGGEFLVRASVALSFKLNVSRMVIGLTVVSFATSAPELLVSLQAALSGFSDIALGNVIGSNIANLGLVLGITAIISSIAVDREFYRFNWPAMMLFSIVLYSFLSTGGNISRLEGLILFLALILFLFLLIRRSRRKTEIAVEGIDDSLKDTSNFKMIIWLIIGGVALWGGSELLVDGAVDLATRLGVSERVISVTMIAIGTSVPELAASVIAALKKEKALSLGNLIGSNIFNIGSVLGITAMIQPIYLQSDQLLTNDIFWMIGIAFAIAPLAFLPKRFLFSRYKGVILFVSYVIFTGFAFLG is encoded by the coding sequence ATGAGTATTGTTTTTATTCTTATTGGTCTTGTTTTGCTTGTTGTAGGGGGGGAATTCCTGGTTAGGGCTTCTGTTGCCTTATCTTTTAAACTAAATGTCTCCCGAATGGTGATTGGGTTAACAGTAGTTTCTTTCGCTACTTCGGCCCCCGAACTTTTAGTAAGCTTGCAGGCTGCCTTAAGTGGATTTTCTGATATTGCCTTAGGAAACGTAATAGGATCTAATATTGCTAATTTAGGTCTTGTGCTGGGAATTACCGCTATAATCTCATCTATAGCAGTAGATAGGGAGTTTTACCGGTTTAACTGGCCGGCAATGATGCTTTTTTCTATTGTGCTTTATTCTTTTTTAAGTACCGGCGGAAATATCTCGCGTTTAGAAGGCCTTATCTTATTTTTAGCACTTATTCTCTTTTTATTTTTATTGATAAGACGATCTCGAAGAAAAACTGAAATAGCAGTAGAAGGTATAGATGATTCTTTAAAAGATACTTCCAATTTTAAAATGATTATCTGGTTAATTATCGGTGGTGTGGCGCTTTGGGGAGGCTCAGAACTTCTGGTAGATGGTGCGGTAGATCTTGCTACCAGGCTGGGGGTGAGTGAAAGGGTGATTTCGGTTACAATGATCGCAATAGGAACCAGTGTTCCAGAACTCGCAGCTTCAGTTATCGCAGCTTTGAAAAAAGAAAAAGCGCTTTCCCTGGGAAATCTTATAGGGTCTAATATTTTTAATATCGGCTCGGTTTTAGGAATTACAGCGATGATTCAACCTATTTATCTTCAGTCAGATCAGCTCCTTACCAACGACATTTTCTGGATGATTGGCATTGCATTTGCCATTGCTCCGCTAGCTTTTCTTCCAAAAAGATTTCTTTTCAGCAGGTATAAAGGTGTGATTTTATTCGTGAGCTACGTAATTTTTACGGGTTTTGCATTTTTGGGTTAA
- a CDS encoding HlyD family secretion protein — MLNISEEKLNERIDITGSRSGKFVFNRKHYTIFNKVLIGMFLLFIIILFLPWTQNIRSSGNVTTLSPEHRPQTIQSPIPGKIEQWYINEGDFVNRGDTILRISEVSSDYFDPLLINRTSSQIDAKNQSANSYDEKINALRQQLEAQQEERELKRSQATNKLAQAGLKVRSDSIKLEAAKTEVEIARTQFERMQTLQEEGLKSLTDLEARRLRLQEAQAQLIAQENQLLSSRNEVINAEIEINRIGAEYADKISKTRQEIFTTQSNQFGTRAEVDKLQIQLSNYEQRSSLYYILAPQDGYVNKALRAGLGETFSQGEQLVGIMPSNYQMAVETYVRPLDLPLIHVGEDVRIQFDGWPSIIFSGWPNLSYGTYGAEVVAVENYISKNGKYRVLLAPDPEDNPWPEQIGIGSGAQTIALLENVPIWYELWRNLNGFPPNYYEPGTDDNSNNQAAKSNNKK, encoded by the coding sequence ATGCTGAATATTTCTGAAGAAAAATTAAACGAGCGTATAGATATTACCGGATCCAGGTCGGGAAAATTCGTTTTTAATAGAAAACACTACACCATATTCAATAAGGTACTTATTGGCATGTTCTTATTATTTATAATTATTCTCTTTCTACCCTGGACGCAAAATATAAGATCCAGCGGAAATGTAACCACCCTTAGTCCCGAGCACCGGCCGCAAACCATACAATCTCCAATTCCCGGGAAAATTGAACAATGGTATATTAATGAAGGTGATTTTGTAAATAGAGGAGATACTATTTTAAGGATTTCAGAAGTAAGCAGCGATTATTTTGATCCCTTATTAATCAATAGAACTTCCAGTCAAATAGATGCAAAAAACCAGTCGGCCAACTCCTATGACGAAAAGATTAATGCCCTTAGGCAGCAATTAGAAGCACAGCAAGAAGAACGGGAATTAAAGCGAAGCCAGGCTACCAATAAACTGGCCCAGGCAGGTTTAAAAGTTCGTAGTGACAGTATTAAACTGGAAGCAGCAAAAACAGAAGTTGAAATTGCCAGAACGCAATTTGAACGTATGCAAACCTTGCAGGAAGAAGGTTTAAAATCGCTAACCGATTTAGAAGCGAGGCGCTTAAGATTACAGGAAGCACAGGCCCAATTAATCGCACAGGAAAATCAACTTTTATCAAGCCGAAATGAAGTAATAAATGCTGAAATTGAAATAAACCGAATTGGAGCCGAATATGCCGATAAAATTTCTAAAACCCGGCAGGAAATTTTTACCACCCAAAGCAATCAATTTGGTACCCGCGCTGAAGTTGATAAACTTCAAATTCAGCTTTCAAATTACGAACAGCGCAGCAGTTTATATTATATTCTGGCACCTCAGGATGGGTATGTAAATAAAGCTTTGCGCGCCGGTTTGGGCGAAACTTTCTCCCAGGGAGAACAATTAGTAGGTATTATGCCTTCCAACTATCAAATGGCGGTAGAAACTTATGTTAGGCCATTAGATTTGCCATTAATTCACGTGGGGGAAGATGTTCGCATTCAATTTGATGGTTGGCCTTCAATTATTTTTAGCGGCTGGCCCAACCTTTCTTATGGTACCTACGGTGCTGAAGTAGTAGCGGTGGAAAATTATATTTCAAAAAATGGCAAATACCGGGTACTCCTCGCCCCCGATCCTGAAGATAATCCATGGCCGGAGCAAATAGGTATTGGTAGCGGGGCGCAAACTATCGCCCTTCTGGAAAATGTTCCAATTTGGTACGAGCTATGGCGAAATTTAAACGGTTTCCCACCTAATTATTATGAACCGGGAACGGATGATAATTCTAACAATCAAGCTGCAAAAAGTAATAATAAAAAGTAG
- a CDS encoding peptidase domain-containing ABC transporter: MSKTKPGTSVKRLWNLLKLDKRDVSHILFYALFAGLINLAVPLGIQAIVNLIQGGKVSTSWVILVILVTLAVGLVGVFELLQLRLVENIQQKIFTRSSFEFSYRFPKIKSEALQNIYPPELANRFFDTLKVQKGVSKILLDLPAATVQVVFGVILLSLYHPFFILYGLLLVLLLYIVFKFTAEKGLKTSLDESKNKYLVAHWIQEVARNLNSFKISGRSRLALDKNDKLTEKYLREREEHFGILKIQYIKLIVFKVLVAGGLLAIGGMLVLNQQMNIGQFVAAEIIILLIISSVEKMIRGLEDIYDTLTSLEKLGQVVDKPLEASENQNAVNPTNGIKLEFKDVAFEPDGYSVLNGINFTLKPGESLLITGPAGNGRTSLLKLVSGIFSPTKGKIYVNDLARHTLVLNEYRQYLGTLLPDEIPFEGSLWENITFGDESISDQDIDWALEHAGLKDFVKEQNNGIYAQIHPEGRYLSTLISQRIILARAIVKKPAILILKEPFTKFEPQEKKRILKFLTDPQHKWSIIVASNDDLWKDICNERLELQDGKIVKSV, translated from the coding sequence ATGAGCAAAACTAAACCTGGTACTTCGGTAAAAAGACTTTGGAATTTACTTAAATTAGATAAGCGCGATGTAAGTCATATTCTATTTTATGCACTTTTCGCCGGTTTAATAAATTTAGCAGTACCCCTGGGCATCCAGGCCATTGTAAATTTAATTCAGGGAGGAAAAGTTAGTACCAGCTGGGTTATTTTAGTGATTTTAGTAACTCTCGCAGTAGGTTTGGTTGGGGTTTTTGAATTACTACAACTTAGACTGGTAGAAAACATTCAACAAAAAATATTTACCCGTTCCAGTTTTGAGTTTTCATATCGTTTTCCAAAAATTAAAAGTGAAGCTTTACAAAATATCTATCCGCCGGAATTAGCAAACCGATTCTTTGATACCTTAAAAGTGCAAAAAGGAGTAAGTAAAATTTTACTGGATCTCCCCGCGGCCACAGTTCAGGTTGTTTTTGGGGTTATTTTACTCTCCCTTTATCATCCATTCTTCATTCTATATGGATTATTATTGGTGTTATTACTTTATATAGTTTTTAAATTTACTGCTGAAAAAGGTTTAAAAACCAGCTTAGATGAATCTAAAAATAAATACCTGGTTGCTCACTGGATTCAGGAAGTTGCCCGAAATTTGAACAGTTTTAAAATTTCTGGACGTAGCAGGCTGGCGCTGGATAAAAATGACAAACTCACCGAAAAATACCTTAGAGAACGGGAAGAGCATTTTGGGATTCTTAAAATTCAATACATCAAACTTATTGTTTTTAAAGTTCTTGTGGCCGGTGGACTTTTAGCTATTGGAGGGATGTTGGTTTTAAATCAACAAATGAATATTGGACAATTTGTAGCCGCCGAGATCATTATTTTATTGATTATTTCTTCAGTAGAGAAAATGATACGTGGCCTTGAAGATATTTACGATACCCTTACCTCTCTTGAAAAACTGGGGCAGGTTGTAGATAAACCCTTAGAAGCTTCCGAAAATCAAAATGCTGTAAACCCTACCAATGGTATTAAACTCGAGTTTAAAGATGTGGCATTTGAGCCCGATGGCTATTCAGTTTTAAATGGAATCAATTTTACACTTAAGCCCGGGGAATCCCTGTTAATTACAGGGCCGGCAGGTAATGGCAGGACCAGCCTATTAAAATTAGTTTCCGGAATTTTTAGCCCTACAAAAGGAAAAATTTATGTAAACGATCTTGCCCGGCATACTTTGGTTTTAAATGAATACAGGCAATATCTCGGCACTTTATTACCCGACGAAATCCCTTTTGAAGGTAGCCTTTGGGAAAATATAACTTTTGGAGATGAATCTATCTCAGATCAGGATATAGATTGGGCATTAGAACATGCTGGATTAAAAGATTTTGTAAAAGAGCAAAACAACGGCATCTACGCTCAAATTCATCCTGAAGGAAGATACCTGTCTACGCTTATTTCGCAAAGAATAATCCTGGCCAGGGCGATTGTAAAAAAACCGGCCATACTCATTTTAAAAGAACCTTTTACAAAGTTTGAACCTCAGGAAAAGAAAAGGATATTAAAATTTTTAACCGATCCGCAGCATAAATGGAGCATAATAGTGGCCAGTAACGACGATTTATGGAAAGATATTTGTAATGAGCGCCTGGAATTGCAGGATGGTAAAATCGTTAAATCCGTGTAG
- a CDS encoding M56 family metallopeptidase, with protein MEALLIYLFKSAGILTIFYLAYTFLLKNETSFQVNRRFLLGGILASAVLPAVYFTRKVIVKSNNFSLNEIPVSTNVSSEDLAATFGIWEVLGIVYSLVAAFFLIRIMLQLRQIFKLMQQRTIYKTEDVKFIKTDATISPFSFFKYIVYNPAAHSEKDLKMILQHEKIHAAQWHSVDILIANLTTALLWFNPLSWLYKKSVEQNLEYIADRETVALSGAKKSYQQALVKVSIANLQPALTNHFYQSFIKKRILMLNKKSNQNSGLWKISLVFPLILAFMLAFNVKTQASINPSENNKTFTINSEEDQKVLEAHFSENTSEADLDKYQDAFAEKLVKLEWRDLRYSANKLKNIHITYTLKTGDTRKFQSETDKDGNMLPFKIGAKFHENGKIAFISISNKKLDEPTNSQLVEREVESIENKKLPEDLVYKIDGKIVSMEDAERLNPDEIAEMQVLKGEKAINEAGKKGENGVILITTKTSKNPQEIPGNPLYILNGEKSKKEIIELIDKNLIKSVNVLKGESAISLYGEEAKNGAVIITTKILDESKKESEKKVIKIEAHSVGIQSFKKKTANEIMYGKEISFRTGEDINAFQWNKEPGETTSFYINDEEKIGPVVIIDGKKKNGATLKELAPKNIEKVNVLKGKVAIEKYGEEANYGAIEVTTRKEKDTEE; from the coding sequence ATGGAAGCATTATTAATTTACCTTTTTAAAAGTGCGGGAATACTTACTATTTTTTACCTGGCTTATACTTTTTTGTTGAAAAACGAAACCAGCTTCCAGGTAAACCGCAGGTTTTTATTGGGCGGCATTCTGGCATCGGCGGTTTTACCTGCAGTTTATTTTACGCGGAAAGTAATTGTTAAATCCAACAATTTTTCGTTGAACGAAATTCCGGTAAGCACCAATGTTTCTTCAGAAGATCTAGCAGCAACTTTTGGAATCTGGGAAGTACTGGGCATTGTTTATTCTCTCGTTGCAGCGTTCTTCTTAATCAGAATTATGCTTCAACTACGCCAAATTTTTAAACTCATGCAACAGCGTACAATTTATAAAACTGAAGACGTTAAATTCATAAAAACCGATGCTACGATAAGTCCGTTTTCATTTTTCAAATATATCGTTTACAATCCTGCGGCACATTCAGAAAAGGATCTAAAAATGATCTTGCAGCACGAAAAAATACACGCGGCCCAATGGCATTCTGTAGATATATTAATCGCCAACCTCACCACTGCCCTACTCTGGTTTAACCCCTTGAGCTGGTTGTATAAAAAAAGCGTGGAGCAAAATTTAGAATATATAGCCGACAGGGAGACGGTGGCGCTTTCAGGAGCAAAAAAATCGTATCAGCAAGCCCTGGTAAAGGTTTCTATTGCAAACTTACAACCTGCGCTTACCAATCATTTTTATCAATCATTCATCAAAAAACGAATTCTTATGCTGAATAAAAAATCAAATCAAAATTCTGGACTATGGAAAATAAGCCTTGTTTTCCCTTTGATTTTGGCCTTTATGCTCGCTTTTAATGTAAAGACACAGGCCAGTATAAATCCTTCGGAAAACAATAAGACCTTCACTATAAATTCTGAAGAAGATCAAAAAGTTTTAGAAGCCCATTTTTCAGAAAACACTTCAGAAGCAGATCTTGATAAATATCAAGATGCTTTCGCTGAAAAATTGGTGAAACTTGAGTGGCGTGACCTCAGGTATTCAGCTAATAAGCTAAAAAATATTCATATTACCTATACTTTAAAAACAGGAGATACCCGGAAATTCCAGTCAGAAACTGATAAAGATGGGAACATGCTACCGTTTAAAATCGGCGCCAAATTTCACGAAAACGGAAAAATCGCTTTTATTTCAATTAGTAATAAAAAATTAGACGAACCCACTAACTCACAATTAGTGGAACGCGAAGTTGAATCTATAGAAAATAAGAAACTTCCTGAAGATTTAGTTTATAAAATTGATGGAAAAATAGTCTCTATGGAAGATGCAGAGAGATTAAACCCAGATGAAATAGCCGAAATGCAGGTACTTAAAGGAGAAAAAGCAATAAATGAAGCTGGGAAAAAAGGTGAAAATGGAGTAATACTTATCACTACAAAAACTTCTAAAAACCCTCAAGAAATCCCGGGTAATCCACTTTATATCTTAAATGGCGAAAAAAGCAAAAAGGAAATTATTGAGCTAATCGATAAAAATCTAATTAAAAGCGTTAACGTGCTTAAAGGCGAAAGCGCAATTTCCCTGTATGGCGAAGAAGCCAAAAACGGCGCGGTAATTATTACTACTAAAATTTTGGATGAATCTAAAAAGGAATCTGAAAAAAAAGTAATTAAAATAGAAGCACATTCTGTTGGAATTCAAAGTTTTAAGAAGAAAACCGCTAATGAAATTATGTATGGAAAGGAAATCAGCTTTCGCACAGGAGAAGACATCAATGCTTTCCAGTGGAATAAAGAACCTGGCGAAACAACCAGTTTTTACATTAATGATGAAGAAAAAATTGGCCCGGTAGTCATAATTGATGGTAAAAAGAAAAATGGAGCCACGTTAAAAGAACTTGCCCCTAAGAATATTGAAAAAGTAAATGTCCTGAAAGGCAAAGTTGCCATAGAAAAATATGGCGAAGAAGCTAATTATGGAGCTATAGAAGTTACTACCAGGAAAGAAAAAGACACCGAAGAATAA
- a CDS encoding Kelch repeat-containing protein yields the protein MMKKYLLISIFCFSVISLNSQSWKKLPANEKAKERHENAFVQAGKRFILIGGRGNKPIDIYDTENQIWKKGAQPPLEIHHTQAVSLDGLVYILGAFTGGWPDEDPIPNIYIYDPLEDLWIKGPEIPADRRRGAAGVAVKDKKIYLINGITNGHTSGWVNWFDEFDVYNNKWKKLPNSPNERDHFQAAITGDILFVAGGRKSGSIEGNGFAGTVKPTDIYDFNAEKWKTIAEIPTPRGGTAIGLLDNNPVILGGESDAQEAAHNEAEIFDFAKGKWDSLPPLKTGRHGTQAITINKQIIIGAGSGNRGGGPELNSFEVFSKDNSLNFSTNAILAGELKASEGNLNFSKEETKSVRISHKGGNQAIVITGITISDNFSIINKRSLPFILAPRSEFELKIKGNQTPGELFIKRAGKKEGLKVSINRKNEK from the coding sequence ATGATGAAAAAATACCTTTTAATTAGCATTTTTTGTTTTTCTGTAATTAGTCTTAATTCTCAATCCTGGAAGAAACTTCCCGCAAATGAAAAAGCAAAAGAACGCCACGAGAATGCCTTTGTACAGGCAGGAAAGCGATTTATTTTAATTGGGGGTCGTGGAAATAAACCAATAGATATATACGACACCGAAAACCAAATATGGAAAAAAGGTGCGCAACCTCCCCTGGAAATTCACCATACCCAGGCAGTTAGCCTGGACGGACTTGTTTATATTCTAGGCGCTTTTACCGGTGGCTGGCCAGATGAAGACCCTATCCCGAATATCTATATTTACGATCCACTGGAAGATCTATGGATTAAAGGCCCAGAAATTCCTGCAGATAGAAGACGTGGTGCTGCCGGGGTTGCGGTAAAAGATAAAAAGATTTATTTGATAAACGGAATTACCAATGGGCATACCTCAGGTTGGGTAAACTGGTTTGATGAATTTGATGTTTATAATAATAAATGGAAAAAACTTCCAAATTCGCCAAATGAACGAGACCACTTTCAGGCCGCAATAACCGGGGATATACTTTTTGTTGCCGGCGGAAGAAAATCGGGAAGTATTGAAGGCAACGGATTTGCAGGTACGGTTAAACCCACAGATATTTATGATTTTAATGCGGAAAAATGGAAAACTATTGCTGAAATTCCTACGCCAAGGGGCGGCACGGCAATTGGACTTTTAGACAATAATCCTGTAATTCTGGGAGGTGAAAGCGATGCCCAGGAAGCTGCACATAATGAAGCTGAAATTTTTGATTTTGCAAAAGGAAAATGGGACAGCCTGCCCCCATTAAAAACAGGTAGGCACGGTACCCAGGCAATCACCATAAATAAACAAATTATTATTGGTGCAGGCAGTGGAAATCGCGGTGGTGGTCCCGAGCTTAATTCTTTTGAAGTTTTTTCGAAAGACAATTCCCTTAATTTTAGCACCAATGCTATCCTGGCGGGCGAGTTAAAAGCATCAGAAGGCAATCTTAATTTTTCAAAAGAAGAAACTAAAAGTGTGCGAATTTCTCATAAAGGAGGCAACCAGGCAATTGTAATCACCGGGATAACCATTAGCGATAACTTTAGTATAATAAATAAGAGAAGTCTCCCGTTTATTTTAGCTCCACGTTCAGAATTTGAATTAAAAATAAAAGGAAATCAAACCCCCGGAGAACTATTTATTAAAAGAGCAGGTAAAAAAGAAGGCCTTAAGGTGAGTATAAATAGAAAAAACGAGAAATAG
- a CDS encoding glutamine synthetase III family protein, with product MSTLRFEALKETFNRKPVKIKEPARRSELFGTNVFNEASMKQYLTKEAYENVMEAIKTGKKIDRRVSDHISTGMKEWAIAKGATHYTHWFQPLTGATAEKHDAFFETQSDGTAIEKFGGGALVQQEPDASSFPSGGIRNTFEARGYTAWDPTSPAFLWGTTLCIPTIFVSYTGEALDYKTPLLRALQAVDQAATSVAKYFDKNVSKVTATLGWEQEYFLIDSALAATRPDLTLAGRTLLGHSPAKGQQLDDHYFGSIPSRVLAYMRDLEIECMKLGIPVKTRHNEVAPNQFELAPIFEEGNLAVDHNSLIMDIMSKIAEKHHFKVILHEKPFAGINGSGKHNNWSLATDTGTNLLAPGSTPMKNLQFLTFFINIIKAVHDNEELLRASIASASNDHRLGADEAPPAIISAFIGSQLTEVLDELEKVTDGKLSPQEKTDLKLNVVGKIPEILLDNTDRNRTSSFAFTGNKFEFRAVGSTANCGNPMTVLNAIMAKQLNDFKAEVDELIKGKKMKKDDAIFNVLREYIKKSKKIRFEGDGYGEAWEKEAKKRGLSNNRTTPQALKALTSKKTIALYKELNVMNEIELEARHEIALEDYAMRIQIEGRILGDIARNHIIPTAVRYQNILIENVEGLKHIYNEDFKKHSEEQLDIIESISAHIAKINSGVKQMIEARKVANKLDDIEKKAFAYCDDVKPYFDDIRYHCDKLELLVDDELWPLTKYRELLFTR from the coding sequence ATGTCAACTTTACGATTTGAAGCTTTAAAAGAAACTTTTAACCGCAAGCCGGTTAAGATAAAAGAGCCGGCCAGAAGGTCTGAGCTTTTTGGAACAAATGTGTTTAACGAAGCCTCCATGAAGCAATACCTTACCAAGGAAGCTTACGAGAATGTGATGGAAGCTATAAAAACAGGTAAGAAAATTGACCGTAGAGTGTCAGATCATATTTCTACCGGAATGAAAGAATGGGCCATTGCAAAAGGGGCAACCCACTATACCCACTGGTTTCAGCCTTTAACCGGAGCAACCGCAGAAAAACATGATGCTTTTTTTGAAACTCAAAGTGATGGTACTGCAATAGAGAAATTTGGTGGTGGTGCTTTGGTGCAACAGGAACCAGATGCCTCAAGTTTCCCGAGTGGAGGAATTAGAAATACTTTTGAAGCCCGTGGTTATACTGCCTGGGATCCTACTTCTCCTGCTTTTCTTTGGGGAACAACCCTTTGTATTCCTACTATTTTTGTTTCTTATACCGGTGAAGCTTTAGATTATAAAACTCCGCTTTTAAGAGCATTACAAGCTGTAGATCAGGCTGCAACTTCGGTAGCTAAATATTTTGATAAAAATGTTTCAAAAGTAACGGCAACCTTAGGATGGGAGCAGGAATATTTTCTTATCGATTCTGCTTTAGCGGCAACCCGTCCCGATCTTACTTTGGCGGGCCGTACTTTGCTGGGACATTCGCCGGCAAAAGGACAGCAATTAGACGATCATTATTTTGGTTCAATCCCTTCAAGGGTATTGGCTTATATGCGTGATCTGGAAATTGAGTGTATGAAACTCGGTATTCCGGTAAAAACGCGTCACAACGAGGTAGCGCCAAACCAATTTGAGCTTGCACCTATTTTTGAAGAAGGAAACCTTGCCGTAGACCATAATTCATTGATTATGGATATTATGAGCAAGATTGCCGAAAAACATCACTTTAAAGTAATATTGCACGAGAAACCATTCGCCGGAATTAACGGGAGTGGGAAACACAATAACTGGTCTTTGGCAACAGATACCGGAACTAATTTATTAGCACCTGGTTCTACACCCATGAAGAACCTTCAGTTTTTAACTTTCTTTATTAATATTATAAAAGCCGTTCACGATAACGAAGAATTGTTAAGAGCATCAATAGCCAGTGCTTCCAACGATCATAGGTTGGGAGCAGATGAAGCACCACCGGCAATAATTTCAGCATTTATTGGTTCTCAATTAACCGAGGTGTTGGATGAATTGGAAAAAGTTACCGACGGCAAGCTTTCGCCTCAGGAAAAAACCGACTTAAAACTAAACGTAGTTGGTAAAATCCCTGAAATATTATTGGATAATACCGATCGTAACCGTACTTCATCTTTCGCATTTACCGGCAATAAATTCGAATTTAGGGCCGTAGGTTCCACCGCTAACTGCGGAAATCCTATGACGGTTCTAAATGCTATTATGGCTAAGCAACTTAACGACTTTAAAGCTGAAGTTGACGAGTTGATTAAAGGGAAGAAGATGAAGAAGGATGATGCCATCTTTAACGTTCTTAGAGAATACATCAAGAAATCCAAGAAAATCCGTTTTGAAGGAGATGGATATGGCGAAGCCTGGGAAAAAGAGGCCAAGAAACGTGGTCTAAGTAATAACAGAACCACGCCACAGGCATTAAAAGCTTTGACTTCTAAGAAAACCATCGCGCTTTATAAAGAATTAAATGTGATGAACGAAATAGAATTAGAAGCCCGTCACGAAATAGCGCTGGAAGATTACGCAATGCGTATTCAAATTGAAGGTAGGATACTTGGGGATATTGCAAGAAATCATATAATACCTACGGCAGTGCGTTATCAAAATATCCTTATTGAAAATGTGGAAGGTTTAAAGCATATTTACAATGAAGATTTTAAAAAGCATTCTGAAGAACAACTGGATATTATTGAATCTATTTCTGCCCATATCGCAAAGATTAATTCTGGGGTAAAACAAATGATTGAAGCTAGAAAAGTTGCCAATAAACTTGATGATATTGAGAAAAAGGCCTTTGCTTACTGCGATGATGTGAAACCTTATTTTGATGATATTAGATACCATTGCGATAAACTGGAACTGCTTGTAGATGATGAGCTTTGGCCATTAACCAAATACAGGGAATTGCTTTTTACCAGATAA
- a CDS encoding flavodoxin family protein, translated as MKLKALFLNCTLKKSPKTSNTEAFIEEAEKVFNDLDVSTEIVRVVDHDVKFGVTSDEENGDEWPKILKKVKAADILILATPIWRGDRGAVAKMVAERFDGIMEEGSEENGQFPTYNKVAGVMVDGNEDGAKKAISSMVFDLSEHGFSVPVNGFCYYVGEAGPGPSYIEAEGNKHEFTNNMMLLMAHNLVHLAKTLKENPYPTNVKKLEEKAKEMSK; from the coding sequence ATGAAACTGAAAGCTTTATTTTTGAATTGTACCCTTAAAAAATCTCCTAAAACTTCTAATACTGAGGCCTTTATTGAAGAAGCTGAAAAGGTTTTTAATGACCTTGATGTTTCTACCGAAATTGTTCGTGTAGTAGATCATGATGTGAAATTTGGAGTTACCTCTGATGAAGAAAATGGAGATGAATGGCCTAAAATTTTGAAGAAGGTTAAGGCTGCCGATATTTTAATTCTTGCCACCCCAATTTGGCGCGGAGACCGGGGTGCTGTTGCCAAAATGGTTGCCGAACGTTTTGACGGAATTATGGAAGAGGGAAGCGAAGAAAACGGCCAATTCCCAACCTATAATAAAGTGGCTGGGGTAATGGTAGATGGTAATGAAGACGGTGCTAAAAAAGCGATCTCCAGTATGGTTTTTGACCTCTCGGAACACGGATTTAGCGTTCCGGTTAACGGATTTTGCTATTACGTTGGGGAAGCCGGCCCTGGGCCAAGTTATATTGAAGCCGAAGGGAATAAACACGAATTCACCAATAATATGATGTTGCTCATGGCGCACAACCTGGTGCATTTAGCCAAAACTTTAAAAGAAAATCCGTATCCTACTAATGTGAAAAAACTGGAAGAGAAAGCTAAGGAAATGAGTAAGTAG
- a CDS encoding SsrA-binding protein, with protein sequence MKKKFFKALSKLNKKVLPNYTEKELDLRKASKVQMAIIGWKSWVTRNSLD encoded by the coding sequence ATGAAAAAGAAATTCTTTAAAGCGCTATCTAAACTCAACAAAAAAGTCCTTCCCAATTATACCGAAAAAGAACTGGACCTAAGAAAAGCCAGCAAAGTACAAATGGCTATTATTGGTTGGAAGTCCTGGGTAACCAGGAATTCTTTAGATTAA